AACGCGCTCACCATGTCGTGGGTCACGACGATGGAGGTACAACCGAGCCGGGTCTTCATCGAGTTGATCAACACGTTGATGGACTGCGTGGTGACGGGGTCCAGGCCCGTGGTGGGCTCATCCCAGAGGATGACCTCCGGCTCCGTGGCGATGGCCCGCGCCAGCCCCACGCGCTTGCGCATGCCGCCCGACAAGTCGGAGGGCATCAGCCGCTCCGTGTTGGGCAGGTCCACCAGCGCCAGCTTCTCCGCCACGCGGGCGCGGACCTCGTCCGCGGGCATGTCCGGGAAGTGCTCGCGCAGCGGATACGCCACGTTCTCCCCGACGTTCAGCGAGTCGAAGAGCGCCGCGCCCTGGAACACCATGGCCACGTGCCGGCGCACCGGCATGAACTGCTCCTCCGAGAAGCGCGTCAGGTCGTGCCCCTGGAAGAGGAT
This genomic window from Myxococcus hansupus contains:
- a CDS encoding ABC transporter ATP-binding protein, with the protein product MRSSSPSATEFQFLRPRAGEQLIYFEHLTKAFGAKRVYDDMDLDVRAGETLVVMGGSGTGKSVLLKCLIGLLTPDTGRILFQGHDLTRFSEEQFMPVRRHVAMVFQGAALFDSLNVGENVAYPLREHFPDMPADEVRARVAEKLALVDLPNTERLMPSDLSGGMRKRVGLARAIATEPEVILWDEPTTGLDPVTTQSINVLINSMKTRLGCTSIVVTHDMVSAFTVGDRIAMLANRRIVQVGNPQEMLHSTVPEVRAFLDARRVELYPGGTP